In Notamacropus eugenii isolate mMacEug1 chromosome 1, mMacEug1.pri_v2, whole genome shotgun sequence, one genomic interval encodes:
- the LOC140513914 gene encoding uncharacterized protein: MLSSMPAAPGCLAGTAPPPDTHTHTHAHRPPHPPRGPLSPPPATPAASTQGQGAPRPHGSSHIPGDWERTGGEGTGSGGGGRGGGEARPGGERRRTLGETGPGCRRALPGSPQARPSRKAAGGRSRHFPAAPAGQREEAEREVKGGREEGTGPAKHVVRAEAKRGRDDRGLAISGSRSCILKRRTWRPHFRGSCSWRSKGEHELLSDLHEN; encoded by the exons atgctCTCCTCCATGCCTGCGGCCCCGGGGTGCCTCGCAGGGACCGCCCCTCCTCccgatacacacacacacacgcacgcacaccgCCCTCCGCACCCACCCCGCGGCCCCCTATCCCCGCCTCCCGCGACACCTGCCGCCTCAACCCAGGGGCAGGGGGCACCACGGCCTCATGGCAGCTCGCACATTCCCGGAGACTGGGAAAGGACCGGGGGAGAGGGGACAGGGagcgggggcggggggagaggaggaggggaagcgCGTCCGGGGGGAGAACGCCGGAGGACACTCGGGGAGACCGGCCCTGGCTGCCGGCGGGCGCTCCCGGGCTCGCCTCAGGCACGGCCAAGCCGTAAAGCTGCCGGCGGCCGCTCACGACATTTTCCAGCAGCTCCCGCTGGGCAGCGAGAAGAGGCAGAAAGGGAagtaaaaggaggaagggaggaggggaccgGGCCGGCGAAACACGTGGTGCGGGCGGAAGcgaaaagaggaagagatg ATAGAGGTCTAGCGATCTCTGGTTCCCGCTCCtgcattttaaaaaggaggacCTGGAGACCCCATTTCCGTGGGAGCTGCAGCTGGAGGTCAAAGGGCGAGCATGAACTCTTAAGTGATCTGCATGAAAACTAA